The proteins below come from a single Corynebacterium cystitidis genomic window:
- a CDS encoding D-alanine--D-alanine ligase family protein produces the protein MIRVAVIYGGQSTEHSISCISAASIMAALDTAKYEIVPIGITRDGVWVEGVLDPVAGVQRPSVAAGPEVALSINPTRRGQITSVDSGALLATVDVVFPVLHGPFGEDGTIQGLLEMSGIPYVGTGVLSSACGQDKEFTKKLMVAEHLPVTDEFILRDGDVLPEDQKARLGLPVFVKPARGGSSIGISRVDDWADLPAAVALARESDDKVIIEAELVGDEVEVGVLEYPDGTIVASPPALLVGTNESDEGFYGYETKYFDDVVSAEIPAPYDEDTVRQIKALAIETFRALNCTGLARVDFFVTADGPVLNEINTMPGFTSISMYPQVFAAAGVAYGELLDTLIQTALAGETQGARR, from the coding sequence GTGATTCGTGTAGCAGTAATTTATGGTGGCCAGTCCACCGAGCATTCCATCTCATGCATCTCCGCCGCGTCGATCATGGCAGCGCTGGATACGGCCAAATATGAGATCGTGCCCATTGGCATCACCCGCGACGGCGTGTGGGTCGAAGGCGTCCTAGATCCCGTCGCCGGGGTTCAGCGCCCAAGTGTGGCGGCCGGCCCCGAGGTGGCACTGAGCATTAACCCCACCCGCCGCGGCCAAATCACCTCGGTGGACTCCGGCGCACTGCTAGCCACCGTCGATGTTGTCTTCCCTGTGCTGCACGGCCCGTTCGGCGAAGACGGCACCATCCAAGGCCTGCTGGAGATGAGCGGCATCCCATACGTGGGCACCGGCGTGCTGTCGTCGGCGTGCGGCCAAGACAAAGAGTTCACCAAAAAGCTCATGGTTGCCGAGCACCTGCCGGTCACTGACGAGTTCATCCTCCGCGACGGCGACGTGCTGCCCGAAGACCAAAAAGCACGCCTTGGCCTACCCGTGTTTGTGAAACCTGCGCGCGGCGGCTCCTCGATCGGCATTTCGCGTGTCGACGATTGGGCCGACCTACCCGCAGCGGTTGCCCTAGCCCGCGAGTCTGACGACAAAGTGATCATCGAAGCCGAACTGGTTGGCGACGAGGTCGAGGTCGGCGTACTCGAATACCCAGACGGCACCATCGTGGCCTCACCGCCGGCACTGCTGGTGGGCACCAACGAGTCCGACGAAGGCTTCTACGGCTACGAAACCAAATACTTCGACGATGTTGTCTCCGCCGAAATTCCAGCACCATACGACGAGGACACGGTGCGCCAGATCAAAGCTTTGGCAATAGAAACGTTCCGTGCCTTGAACTGCACCGGACTGGCGCGCGTAGACTTCTTCGTCACCGCAGACGGGCCTGTGCTCAACGAGATCAACACCATGCCAGGTTTCACGTCGATCTCCATGTACCCGCAGGTTTTTGCCGCCGCTGGAGTGGCCTACGGCGAGCTGCTGGACACCTTGATCCAGACCGCGCTGGCAGGCGAGACGCAAGGCGCTCGTCGTTAA
- a CDS encoding NAD(P)H-dependent glycerol-3-phosphate dehydrogenase produces MVNVAVMGAGSWGTTLAKVFADAGNTVTLWARRDALASTIATTRRNPDYLPEVELPESIVATSDATRALDNAAIVVFAVPSQTMRQNLQAWTPLLPADATLLSISKGIETGTYKRMTEVIEEITGFDRNQIAVLTGPNLAREIADEQPAATVIACTNENRAKLVQAACATNYLRPYTNTDVIGCEISGACKNVIALACGMASGRGLGENTLATVITRGLAEITRLGTSLGADPRTFAGLAGIGDLVATCNSTLSRNRTFGFQLGQGGTLEQATAATQGQVAEGVTTSKSVFDLAGTVGVEMPITQAVYAVCHRGMSVGDMVVALMGRSKKSE; encoded by the coding sequence ATGGTGAACGTCGCGGTGATGGGGGCTGGCTCGTGGGGAACCACGCTGGCCAAAGTCTTTGCCGATGCGGGTAATACGGTGACGTTGTGGGCTCGTCGTGACGCACTCGCCAGCACGATCGCGACCACCCGGCGCAACCCGGACTATTTACCCGAGGTGGAACTACCAGAATCGATCGTGGCCACCAGCGACGCCACTCGCGCGTTGGACAACGCAGCCATTGTGGTGTTCGCGGTGCCGTCGCAAACCATGCGCCAGAATTTGCAGGCCTGGACACCGCTGCTGCCAGCCGATGCGACGTTGCTGAGCATCTCTAAAGGGATAGAGACCGGCACCTACAAGCGCATGACGGAGGTCATTGAGGAAATCACCGGGTTTGATCGCAACCAGATCGCCGTTCTCACCGGCCCCAACCTTGCACGGGAGATCGCCGACGAACAACCGGCAGCCACCGTGATAGCGTGCACTAACGAAAACCGCGCCAAACTTGTACAGGCCGCGTGCGCCACGAACTACCTGCGCCCGTACACCAATACCGACGTGATCGGCTGTGAAATCTCCGGCGCGTGCAAGAATGTGATCGCCCTGGCCTGTGGCATGGCCTCAGGCCGTGGCCTTGGCGAAAACACGCTGGCCACCGTGATCACCCGTGGCCTGGCAGAGATCACCCGGTTAGGCACATCCCTTGGTGCAGACCCCCGCACATTTGCGGGCTTGGCCGGCATCGGAGACCTCGTCGCTACGTGTAATTCAACATTGTCACGCAACCGCACCTTTGGCTTCCAACTAGGCCAGGGCGGCACCCTGGAGCAGGCTACAGCGGCAACGCAGGGCCAGGTAGCAGAGGGGGTCACCACGTCGAAAAGCGTGTTCGACCTGGCGGGAACCGTGGGTGTGGAAATGCCCATTACCCAGGCCGTGTACGCCGTGTGCCACCGTGGCATGAGCGTAGGCGACATGGTGGTGGCGCTGATGGGCCGGTCCAAAAAGTCGGAATAA
- a CDS encoding NUDIX hydrolase: protein MGKHTALHETDKDTRGEKWVTGRLQRIPNRPIKEFANTTLAAGAVLWRLDNTGAIEVACIHRPHYDDWSLAKGKVDPMESLPVTAVREIKEETGYDVRLGKLLGKTIYPVGGAMKVVYYWTGEVTGGEFVPNDEVDEIRWLPMGQAQELMTYELDTAVLMKAEKRLRTPPSARVLFVRHAKAHDREKWDGDDDLRPLEKKGRHQAELLVPMLTAFGPTRIYSALPDRCQQTAAPLADELGIDVVVDKRFGDDGWLESQVKAQRAFMDVVEDGGVSVIVGQGVIIPDMIAWLSARGRLPIDDEIKAKKASVWVLSFVDGELTGADYMPSPLPVR, encoded by the coding sequence ATGGGTAAACACACCGCTTTGCATGAAACGGATAAAGACACGCGTGGCGAGAAGTGGGTGACGGGACGTTTGCAGCGGATCCCCAATCGGCCAATCAAAGAATTCGCCAACACGACATTGGCCGCTGGTGCCGTGCTGTGGCGCCTCGACAACACCGGCGCGATTGAGGTGGCGTGCATTCACCGCCCGCATTACGACGATTGGTCGCTGGCCAAGGGCAAGGTGGACCCGATGGAGTCGCTGCCGGTGACTGCGGTTCGCGAAATCAAAGAGGAAACTGGCTATGACGTGCGCCTGGGCAAGCTACTCGGCAAAACCATCTACCCTGTTGGCGGCGCTATGAAGGTGGTGTACTACTGGACCGGCGAGGTCACCGGCGGCGAGTTTGTACCCAACGACGAGGTTGATGAGATCCGTTGGCTGCCGATGGGCCAGGCGCAGGAATTGATGACCTATGAGCTGGATACAGCGGTGTTGATGAAGGCGGAGAAGCGGTTGCGCACTCCGCCGTCGGCGCGTGTGTTGTTTGTGCGTCACGCCAAAGCGCATGATCGGGAGAAGTGGGATGGCGATGATGATCTGCGCCCGCTGGAGAAGAAGGGCCGCCACCAGGCCGAGCTGTTGGTGCCCATGCTCACCGCGTTCGGGCCGACCCGGATCTATTCGGCGCTACCGGATCGCTGCCAGCAGACAGCTGCCCCGCTTGCCGACGAGCTGGGGATTGACGTGGTCGTCGATAAGCGATTTGGCGATGACGGCTGGCTCGAATCGCAGGTGAAAGCTCAGCGCGCTTTTATGGACGTGGTTGAGGACGGTGGCGTGAGTGTGATCGTTGGCCAGGGCGTGATCATTCCGGACATGATTGCGTGGTTGTCTGCGCGGGGGCGGCTGCCGATCGACGACGAGATCAAGGCGAAAAAGGCCAGTGTGTGGGTGCTGTCGTTTGTTGACGGCGAGTTAACCGGCGCCGACTACATGCCCAGCCCTCTTCCGGTGCGTTAG
- the leuD gene encoding 3-isopropylmalate dehydratase small subunit: MDQFTTHTGVGVPLQRSNVDTDQIIPAVFLKRVTRTGFEDGLFHNWRTKEEDFVLNQEPYANGSVLFAGEDFGTGSSREHAVWALMDYGFKAVFSPRFADIFRGNSGKAGLLAGIMSESDIELIWKQLNEQPGLEVTVSLEDRTVTVGNSTYTFDIDDYTRWRLMEGLDDIGLTLREEDHIVDYEVARPAFKPAVS, from the coding sequence ATGGATCAATTCACCACCCACACCGGCGTCGGCGTGCCCCTGCAACGCTCCAACGTCGACACCGACCAGATCATCCCCGCCGTCTTCCTTAAACGCGTCACCCGCACCGGCTTCGAAGACGGCCTGTTCCACAACTGGCGCACCAAAGAAGAAGACTTCGTGCTCAACCAAGAGCCGTACGCCAACGGCTCCGTCCTGTTCGCAGGCGAAGACTTCGGCACCGGCTCGTCGCGCGAACACGCGGTCTGGGCGCTGATGGACTACGGCTTCAAAGCCGTCTTCAGCCCCCGCTTTGCCGACATCTTCCGCGGCAACTCCGGCAAAGCCGGCCTGCTCGCGGGCATCATGAGCGAGTCCGACATCGAACTGATCTGGAAGCAGCTCAACGAGCAGCCAGGCCTCGAAGTCACCGTGTCGCTGGAAGACCGCACCGTCACCGTGGGCAACTCCACCTACACCTTCGACATTGACGACTACACCCGCTGGCGGCTGATGGAAGGACTCGACGACATCGGCCTGACCCTGCGCGAAGAAGACCACATCGTCGACTACGAGGTGGCCCGCCCCGCGTTCAAACCAGCCGTGAGCTAA
- the leuC gene encoding 3-isopropylmalate dehydratase large subunit: MAHKADKPLTLAEKVWRDHVVKHGENGEPDLIYIDFQLLHEVTSPQAFDGLRMAGRAMRHPELHLATEDHNVPTEGIKTGNLLEIKEQTSRLQVETLRKNCEEFGVRLHPMGDVQQGIVHTVGPQLGITQPGMTIVCGDSHTSTHGAFGAIAMGIGTSEVEHVMATQTLSLKPFKTMAIEVTGELSDGVTAKDLILAIIAKIGTGGGQGHIIEYRGEAIEKLSMEARMTICNMSIEAGARAGMVAPDQKTFDYVEGREFAPKGADWDAAVEYWKTLPTDEGAKFDTVVEIDGSALTPFVTWGTNPGQGLPLGATVPSPEDFHDESSKAAAEKALKYMDLEPGTPLRDIKIDTVFLGSCTNARIEDLRAAASVIEGKRIADGTRMMVVPSSTLVKQQAEEEGLDKIFTDFGAEWRTAGCSMCLGMNPDQLAPGERSASTSNRNFEGRQGPGGRTHLVSPLVAAATAITGHLASPADL; this comes from the coding sequence ATGGCCCACAAGGCAGACAAGCCGCTGACACTGGCAGAAAAAGTGTGGCGCGACCACGTGGTCAAGCACGGTGAGAATGGCGAACCCGACCTCATCTACATCGACTTCCAGCTGCTGCACGAAGTCACCAGCCCCCAAGCATTCGACGGACTACGCATGGCAGGACGCGCAATGCGCCACCCCGAACTCCACCTAGCCACCGAAGACCACAACGTGCCCACCGAAGGCATCAAAACCGGCAACTTGCTCGAAATCAAAGAACAAACCTCGCGCCTACAAGTAGAAACGCTACGCAAAAACTGCGAGGAATTCGGCGTGCGCCTTCACCCCATGGGAGATGTGCAGCAAGGCATCGTGCACACCGTTGGCCCGCAGCTGGGGATCACCCAGCCCGGCATGACCATCGTGTGCGGCGACTCACACACCTCCACCCATGGCGCTTTCGGCGCGATTGCCATGGGGATTGGCACCTCCGAGGTCGAACACGTCATGGCCACCCAAACGCTATCGCTAAAGCCGTTTAAGACCATGGCGATCGAGGTCACCGGCGAGCTTTCCGACGGCGTGACAGCCAAGGACTTAATCCTGGCGATCATTGCAAAGATCGGCACCGGTGGCGGCCAAGGCCACATCATCGAATACCGCGGCGAGGCCATCGAAAAGCTGTCGATGGAAGCCCGCATGACCATCTGCAACATGTCCATCGAAGCCGGTGCGCGTGCCGGCATGGTTGCACCCGACCAAAAGACTTTCGACTACGTCGAAGGCCGCGAGTTTGCACCCAAGGGCGCCGACTGGGACGCCGCAGTGGAGTATTGGAAGACCCTACCTACCGACGAGGGCGCCAAGTTCGACACCGTCGTCGAAATCGACGGGTCTGCACTAACCCCATTTGTCACCTGGGGCACCAACCCAGGCCAAGGCCTCCCACTGGGTGCAACCGTGCCAAGCCCAGAAGACTTCCACGACGAGTCCTCCAAAGCAGCGGCAGAAAAGGCACTGAAGTACATGGACCTTGAGCCCGGCACCCCGCTGCGCGACATCAAAATCGACACCGTATTCTTGGGCTCCTGCACCAACGCGCGCATCGAAGACCTCCGCGCAGCAGCATCCGTGATCGAAGGCAAGCGCATTGCCGACGGCACCCGCATGATGGTCGTGCCCTCCTCCACGCTGGTGAAACAGCAAGCAGAAGAAGAAGGCCTCGACAAAATCTTCACCGACTTCGGCGCCGAGTGGCGCACCGCCGGCTGCTCCATGTGCCTCGGCATGAACCCAGACCAGCTCGCCCCAGGGGAGCGCTCAGCGTCGACAAGCAACCGCAACTTCGAAGGCCGCCAAGGCCCAGGCGGACGCACCCACCTGGTCAGCCCACTGGTTGCCGCAGCCACCGCTATCACCGGCCACCTCGCAAGCCCCGCAGACCTGTAG
- a CDS encoding IclR family transcriptional regulator, with amino-acid sequence MGKYSAASGIQVLDRAVAILHAVAAAGPHGMSLHDITDTTGIPRATTHRLATALQAHDLLTRTPDSTWTIGDTLRRLAPSSPPPLLTAALPIMEQLVATTGESVQLYQLTGATRTCIAAQEPPVGLHNTVAVGSQLPLTHGSAAHVFAAHSQTDQSGFSEADLRAVRERGLAESVSEREPGLASLSAPVFDQHAELIAVLSVSGPAERLGPSPAKTWGAQLTNAAQQLTRSVAGLTTLNPS; translated from the coding sequence ATGGGAAAGTATAGCGCAGCCTCCGGAATTCAAGTACTTGACCGTGCCGTGGCGATCCTGCACGCCGTGGCCGCAGCCGGTCCACACGGCATGAGCTTGCACGACATCACCGACACCACCGGGATCCCGCGCGCCACAACCCACCGACTTGCCACAGCCCTTCAAGCCCATGATCTTCTCACGCGCACGCCCGACAGCACGTGGACAATAGGCGACACTTTACGACGATTAGCCCCCTCCTCTCCTCCCCCACTACTTACGGCCGCTTTGCCGATCATGGAACAACTGGTAGCCACAACCGGCGAGTCAGTCCAGCTGTACCAACTCACAGGCGCCACCCGAACTTGTATTGCTGCCCAAGAGCCACCGGTGGGCCTCCACAACACGGTAGCGGTGGGATCTCAACTGCCACTCACCCACGGGTCAGCAGCCCACGTCTTTGCGGCTCACTCACAGACTGATCAGTCTGGTTTTTCCGAGGCAGACCTTCGCGCAGTTCGCGAGCGTGGTCTTGCCGAATCCGTCAGCGAGCGCGAGCCGGGCCTTGCCAGCCTGTCGGCCCCCGTATTTGACCAACATGCAGAGCTTATCGCTGTGCTGAGCGTCTCGGGCCCAGCAGAGCGTCTTGGACCTTCACCGGCGAAAACATGGGGCGCGCAGCTCACCAACGCCGCCCAACAATTGACCCGCAGCGTCGCCGGACTAACTACACTGAACCCGTCGTAA
- a CDS encoding SLAC1 family transporter, giving the protein MTKPVQLPPPGPAWAGSLMGTSIAATLTDLHGWPVVPWIFAIVAAGIFFYITIGWIMHRTPAFTHLKMGPWGMYAMGILALGSAWASVTGADMFQIVTWWVGTALGIWVCLLQLRGFEGAPNFTWGLALVAPMVGATGGGQLAPEHGPIYWYIGTGCFVLSLVTGIPIFARAYAEVLRGNFVPAGAAAGTAWIPLGIVGQSTAAAQVLFGGWYGVLHGTVMFTVGIVLVAYAASRFWPAVVRWQEYGPGWWGSTFPTGTISLGAHYLSLTTGYAWLDTVSVVFLCLLVIHWSACVARWVGWLTRESPGAVDNAQRRREASVAHS; this is encoded by the coding sequence ATGACAAAACCTGTGCAGTTGCCACCGCCGGGGCCCGCCTGGGCCGGATCGCTGATGGGCACCTCCATTGCAGCCACCTTGACGGACTTGCACGGGTGGCCCGTGGTGCCGTGGATCTTTGCGATCGTGGCAGCAGGCATCTTCTTTTACATCACCATCGGCTGGATCATGCACCGCACCCCTGCGTTCACCCACCTCAAAATGGGGCCATGGGGAATGTACGCCATGGGCATTCTGGCGTTGGGTTCTGCCTGGGCATCGGTTACCGGGGCCGACATGTTCCAAATAGTTACCTGGTGGGTAGGCACCGCACTGGGCATTTGGGTGTGTCTGCTGCAGCTGCGCGGGTTTGAAGGAGCGCCGAACTTTACGTGGGGTCTGGCGTTGGTGGCTCCCATGGTGGGCGCAACCGGCGGTGGCCAGTTAGCTCCGGAGCACGGGCCTATCTACTGGTATATCGGCACCGGCTGCTTTGTGCTGTCGCTGGTGACAGGCATTCCAATCTTCGCGCGCGCCTATGCGGAGGTGCTGCGCGGTAACTTCGTACCAGCCGGTGCGGCCGCGGGTACCGCCTGGATTCCGCTGGGTATTGTAGGCCAATCAACCGCGGCAGCCCAAGTGCTGTTCGGCGGCTGGTACGGCGTGCTCCATGGGACCGTCATGTTTACTGTGGGCATCGTGTTGGTAGCGTACGCGGCCAGCCGCTTCTGGCCGGCGGTAGTCCGCTGGCAGGAATACGGCCCCGGTTGGTGGGGGTCCACATTCCCCACGGGCACGATTTCCTTGGGCGCGCACTACCTCTCGCTAACCACCGGATACGCTTGGCTGGACACCGTCAGTGTTGTGTTCCTCTGCTTGCTAGTGATCCACTGGAGCGCGTGTGTGGCGCGCTGGGTGGGGTGGCTGACCCGCGAATCGCCTGGCGCGGTGGACAACGCGCAGCGGCGACGCGAGGCGTCCGTCGCTCACAGCTAA
- a CDS encoding LysR family transcriptional regulator, producing the protein MYPTLPAFDDLQALHHVARTGSISAAAREQAIHQQTMSTRIARAEKTLGLTVFNRSPYGVTITERGAKVIKALPALFEAAGEFTALVAALNDDTSARHLHIAVSNTVAELYYPVWAARFHALYPTVQLAMRQANSTGVRDLVTSGEVAVGIVEGGTTPHHLEETDLGTDELVLVVTPDHPWAGTTATAEMLRTTALVVREKGSGTRGVVEDVLGTLSTPAGEFGSLASQRAGIVALGAPGVIARGAVADQIALGRLVVVDTPGLTFVRHLHAVRLRGASPNDDAEALIHVARSEM; encoded by the coding sequence ATGTACCCAACACTGCCCGCGTTCGATGACTTGCAGGCGTTGCATCACGTAGCCCGCACCGGATCCATCTCGGCAGCTGCGCGCGAACAAGCCATCCACCAGCAGACGATGAGCACACGCATCGCCCGCGCCGAGAAAACTCTGGGGCTGACAGTTTTTAACCGCTCCCCGTACGGTGTAACCATCACCGAGCGCGGTGCGAAGGTCATTAAGGCGCTGCCGGCCCTGTTCGAAGCAGCCGGCGAGTTCACCGCGCTTGTCGCCGCGCTTAACGACGACACCTCCGCCCGCCACCTTCATATCGCGGTGTCGAATACGGTTGCGGAGCTGTACTACCCTGTGTGGGCAGCCCGGTTCCACGCGCTCTATCCCACTGTGCAGTTGGCGATGCGCCAGGCTAATTCCACTGGTGTGCGCGATTTGGTCACCTCCGGGGAAGTCGCAGTGGGCATTGTTGAGGGCGGAACCACTCCGCATCATCTCGAGGAAACAGACCTTGGCACAGATGAACTGGTGCTCGTCGTCACGCCCGACCACCCGTGGGCGGGTACTACCGCTACCGCCGAGATGCTGCGCACCACTGCGCTGGTTGTTCGCGAAAAAGGCTCTGGTACTCGTGGGGTCGTCGAGGATGTTCTCGGTACTCTGTCCACCCCGGCTGGTGAGTTCGGTTCCTTGGCATCGCAGCGCGCCGGTATCGTCGCCCTCGGTGCTCCTGGTGTGATCGCGCGGGGCGCGGTGGCTGACCAGATTGCGCTGGGCCGACTGGTGGTCGTCGATACGCCCGGACTGACGTTTGTGCGCCACCTCCACGCGGTGCGCCTGCGCGGGGCCTCCCCCAACGATGATGCAGAGGCGCTCATCCACGTCGCGCGTTCTGAGATGTGA
- a CDS encoding solute carrier family 23 protein, which produces MATVAPESPKHTPQHPVDAVPPAPKLAALGFQHVLAFYAGAVIVPLLIASSLNLDTATTIHLINADLLTCGIATIIQAAGIGRHIGVRLPIIQGVTTTAVSPIIAIGLGATDGAGGVASLPTIYGAIIAAGLFTFFVAPLFGRFLKYFPPVVTGSVLLVMGTSLLAVSANDLVNYADGVPATRDVVYGFGTIVAIIVVQRFFKGFLGTLSVLIGLVLGTGVALVLGDANFDDVATADAFGITTPFYFGVPQFDLIAIFSLIIVMVITMVETTGDVFATGEIVKKRIRRGDVVRAIRADGLSTVIGGVMNSFPYTCFAQNVGLVRLTGVKSRWVAVAAAGFMILLGLLPKAGAIVASIPSPVLGGASLILFANVAWVGLQTIAKADISDGRNATIVTAALGLAMLVTFKPDIAQVFPEWARAFVSSGMSIGAITAIVLNIFFFHVGKDEGASVSRATGRDITLDQLNAMDRDQFVAALRPLFNNETFPLEAAWQSRPFGDVNELRAAIQIGVLTAEREQRERLIHDYPAMDELLLASDEDAPSISADRGSFGLDDLDDVDVERVTTIAAEYRNKFGMPFVAYLDTNDTVDSVVEQGLRRLANSPEQEHRAVLTEIIEIANDRFDLLLADANPVRSAWDRKFTEVE; this is translated from the coding sequence GTGGCTACCGTCGCCCCGGAATCGCCCAAGCACACCCCGCAACACCCAGTTGATGCCGTCCCGCCAGCCCCGAAGTTGGCGGCGCTCGGCTTTCAACATGTCCTTGCGTTTTACGCAGGTGCGGTGATCGTTCCGTTGCTGATCGCCAGTTCACTGAACCTGGATACCGCTACCACTATTCACCTCATCAACGCGGATCTTTTAACCTGCGGTATTGCCACGATCATTCAAGCAGCCGGTATCGGCCGCCACATTGGTGTGCGCTTGCCAATTATCCAGGGCGTGACGACGACCGCGGTCTCCCCGATCATTGCGATTGGCTTGGGTGCTACCGATGGCGCTGGTGGCGTTGCTAGCTTGCCGACGATTTATGGCGCCATTATCGCCGCTGGTCTTTTTACTTTCTTTGTGGCCCCGTTGTTTGGGCGGTTTTTGAAGTACTTCCCGCCGGTGGTGACGGGTTCGGTGCTGTTGGTGATGGGTACTTCGTTGCTGGCGGTGTCTGCTAATGACTTGGTGAATTATGCCGATGGGGTGCCAGCCACCCGAGATGTGGTGTATGGCTTCGGCACCATTGTGGCGATCATTGTGGTGCAGCGTTTCTTCAAGGGTTTCTTGGGTACGTTGTCGGTGCTGATCGGCTTGGTGCTGGGTACCGGTGTTGCGCTTGTTCTTGGTGATGCCAACTTTGACGATGTAGCCACCGCCGATGCGTTCGGTATCACCACTCCGTTTTATTTCGGTGTGCCGCAGTTTGATCTGATTGCGATCTTTTCCTTGATCATCGTGATGGTGATTACCATGGTGGAGACTACCGGCGATGTGTTTGCTACCGGCGAGATTGTGAAAAAGCGCATCCGCCGCGGCGATGTGGTCCGCGCGATCCGGGCTGACGGCCTGTCCACCGTGATCGGGGGTGTGATGAACTCTTTCCCGTACACCTGCTTCGCCCAGAATGTTGGTTTGGTGCGCTTGACCGGGGTGAAGTCGCGCTGGGTCGCGGTTGCTGCTGCCGGGTTCATGATTCTTCTCGGCCTGTTGCCCAAGGCCGGTGCGATCGTGGCGTCTATTCCGTCGCCAGTCCTCGGTGGTGCTTCGCTGATCCTGTTCGCCAACGTGGCATGGGTGGGACTGCAAACCATCGCGAAGGCCGATATCTCTGATGGGCGCAACGCCACCATCGTCACCGCAGCCTTGGGCCTGGCCATGCTGGTCACGTTCAAGCCGGATATCGCCCAGGTGTTTCCGGAGTGGGCGCGCGCGTTTGTGTCCTCGGGTATGTCGATTGGTGCGATCACCGCGATCGTGCTCAATATTTTCTTCTTCCACGTGGGCAAGGATGAAGGTGCTTCTGTCTCGCGTGCCACCGGCAGGGATATAACACTTGATCAGCTCAACGCTATGGACCGTGACCAGTTTGTTGCAGCCCTGCGCCCACTGTTTAATAATGAGACTTTCCCGCTGGAGGCTGCGTGGCAGTCACGCCCGTTCGGCGACGTCAATGAGTTGCGCGCCGCGATCCAGATCGGCGTGCTCACCGCCGAGCGGGAACAGCGCGAACGCTTGATCCACGACTACCCGGCCATGGATGAGCTCCTTCTGGCAAGCGATGAGGACGCCCCCAGCATTTCTGCAGACCGCGGATCGTTCGGCCTCGATGATCTCGACGATGTTGACGTGGAGCGCGTAACGACGATCGCCGCGGAGTACCGCAATAAATTCGGAATGCCGTTTGTTGCCTACTTGGACACCAATGACACTGTGGACAGTGTTGTGGAGCAGGGGCTGCGCCGTTTAGCGAATTCCCCGGAACAGGAACACCGCGCCGTGCTCACTGAAATCATCGAGATCGCTAATGACCGCTTCGACTTATTGCTTGCCGACGCCAACCCCGTCCGTTCCGCCTGGGACCGTAAATTCACCGAAGTGGAATAG